From a single Miscanthus floridulus cultivar M001 chromosome 8, ASM1932011v1, whole genome shotgun sequence genomic region:
- the LOC136477493 gene encoding uncharacterized protein — MAYLPPHKRHPSTTASTSTPAPNPPPPSLSSSLRSLSLASARGRGRGAGGRHPRASTKIIHAAGCISRWSPLPPFSHGGDGEEHTLRLEPFPCAPIEHRTGAKPLALVVASTPVQGSSGSTAVAVTAIAERFLPDLLAAAERTKAEGAPKDELVKLSLVARLGKVLFQCQPGGSPVSLDTLRQEAAKAGEDGSKSQLRKSFYTNVPSECLDDMERFMVKRMGLDFDSSKEHYHVKVFDKNQSDSTISCKCTVEEDESLAIHKVELNQVRHLVEDISCLLKGLDLRLMLCKKRILKNLDSEVEIAVKSLVSAAVIDPNVKGGIRWPLGKESIGERFSIVGVWHTNYKAFRNETMRLKLRHADRFDHRSSSGEVSNEVTFKLTAISRKLEEGEPVENSVKEMLESAVQMVWDNALNYQIVP, encoded by the exons ATGGCGTACCTCCCTCCCCACAAGCGGCACCCCAGCACCACCGCCTCCACGTCCACCCCCGCACCCAACCCGCCACCTCCGTCCCTCTCTTCCTCCCTCCGCTCCCTCTCCCTCGCCTCcgcgcgcggccgcggccgcggcgccggCGGACGCCACCCGCGCGCTTCTACAAAGATCATCCACGCCGCCGGCTGCATCTCCCGTTGGTCCCCGCTACCGCCCTTCTcccatggcggcgacggcgaggagcaCACCCTCCGCCTCGAGCCCTTCCCTTGCGCCCCCATCGAGCACAGGACCGGCGCCAAACCCCTTGCCCTCGTCGTTGCCTCCACCCCAGTACAAGGCTCCTCTGGCTCCACTGCGGTGGCTGTCACCGCCATCGCCGAGAGGTTCCTTCCCGACCTCCTTGCCGCCGCGGAGAGGACCAAGGCGGAAGGCGCGCCTAAGGATGAGTTGGTGAAGCTGAGTCTCGTGGCAAGGCTGGGAAAGGTGCTCTTCCAGTGCCAGCC CGGTGGATCGCCCGTCTCACTGGACACACTCCGCCAGGAGGCCGCTAAAGCAGGGGAAGATGGTTCCAAGAGCCAGCTGCGTAAATCGTTCTACACCAATGTGCCTAGTGAGTGTCTGGATGATATGGAGCGGTTCATGGTGAAGAGGATGGGGCTGGATTTTGATTCGTCCAAGGAGCACTACCATGTGAAG GTTTTTGACAAGAATCAAAGTGATTCTACAATATCTTGCAAATGCACCGTGGAGGAAGATGAGAGCCTTGCCATCCATAAG GTTGAATTGAATCAGGTACGGCACTTGGTGGAAGACATATCCTGTCTTTTGAAAGGTCTTGATCTAAGGCTGATGTTGTGTAAGAAAAGGATCCTGAAAAACCTAGAT TCTGAAGTGGAAATTGCTGTAAAGAGCTTGGTGTCTGCTGCTGTTATTGATCCTAATGTGAAAGGGGGAATTAGATGGCCACTTGGAAAGGAGTCAATTGGGGAGAGGTTCAGCATAGTTGGGGTGTGGCACACAAACTACAAAGCTTTCAGAAATGAAACCATGAGGCTCAAGCTAAGGCATGCTGACAGATTCGATCACCGGAGCTCGAGTGGGGAAGTTTCTAATGAAGTCACGTTCAAACTAACTGCCATTTCTCGCAAACTGGAG GAAGGTGAGCCGGTGGAGAACTCTGTGAAGGAGATGCTGGAGTCTGCGGTCCAAATGGTTTGGGACAATGCGCTGAACTACCAGATCGTGCCTTGA